In the genome of Stigmatopora nigra isolate UIUO_SnigA chromosome 7, RoL_Snig_1.1, whole genome shotgun sequence, the window ATTTCAGtatgtatttttctatttgaaGTGCATCTGATGATCAAACTGTGCATTAAGTTACAAAGTTTCACGTTTTTTCATCTTGTAGGCGATGGTGACATTTGGAAACCTTGATTTAGACCACCCGGAGGGAGGTCTCAAAAACGTACTTTGGAAGCAAAATTCTTCCTTCTTGATtatttatggatggatggatcttCACAGTGGGATTTCCTTTTTAACCCTCTTTGATTCAtgaatttaattaattaattccaGAATTAGAATTGCTACTCCTCTGTTACTTGTGGGTGGATCAGAATAAAAATCTGGTAGAACTACTTAGGGGATGAAAACGCTTCAATCCAAAGAAGATACGAGATTCTTACAGTCACTGCTCATGAAGGTGTTGGTCATGGTCTCGTTGCCGCTGTCTGGCAGAGTGCCGTCACTTCGGCCGTTAGGATGCCGCCGGTTGTTCTTGTTGCTCTTGCGGGTGCTGATGCGGATGACGCCGCGCACCAGTTTACATTCGGCCTCCTGTTCCTCCAGGTTGTAATCCTGAGCGATGCTGTATATGAGCTCGCTGATCTCGTTGGTCTTGCGGGAGAACGACGAGTCCGAGGTGCACTTGGCCAGTTGGTCTATCTGATGCAGTGCGTAAAGCTCCAGCAGCTTCTTGGTAATGAGCGAGTCGATATCCGTGCCCTCGTCACTCAGGTCGTCCAAGTCGTAGTCTTCGCGGGATAGCAAGCTTGTGTTGCTGATTGGCCGATGGCTTTCCCCCCGGCCAGTGGCTCGGGTCCTCTTGGAGGCCGTTAGAGGATACTTTACGGACTGACCGGCGATGCGCACATCCCGGTAACGGAAGCTATCGTTCGTGGGCAACATGTTCACAAATTTGGTGGTCTTGCTCGGCTCAAAAGTGATGCCGACGCCGGGGGAGCTGGTCGCGGCTATGCCAATGGGAGGGTGGGATTCACTACTGGTTTTAGGGGGGTGGTCTGTGGAGCTCTCGTTAACTGGCACGCAAGGCTCCCGGCTGCCGTAAAATCCACAGGTCAATACGCAACAGATAAGGGCCTTGCAGCCATTCCAGCCCATTGACGCACAGGAgccgcatgtgtgtgtgttggtgggcGTGTTGTCTGCCGAGCCGGGAATGAAACCGATAGTCTCCGAGCCGTTGCGCGGGGGTGCTCTGCGACCGTGTTTACTCTCCACGTAGCGGGAGTGGTCGTCGTCATGATGCGTTCCGTTGGGATCCTTGTAAGAGTCTTGAATGGGTTTGCTCTTCTGGAATATACTTGGGGCCTGACTGTACTTGTCTGGTCTGGAACTGTGATGTTTGTGGTGGCGGGATGCCTGCGGGGCCCTGGTGCTGTGACCAGGCATGGCTCAGAACCCCTCTAACTTGCTTGGGGGGAAACAATACACAAGTTAGGAAAGCACCACCTCACTTGAAATGGTGAAAGTACATATACATAACCAGTAGTCAATCCAGAAATGTAAATGGGACTCATTCAGTGGAGGCTCGTCCACTGTAACAAAAGTTACAAGCTAAATTCTAATATGTCTCAAGGAAATGTTATTCATTTACAACTAGCATTCCCTTCATTTCGTCGTGTTGAAATATTTCGAGTACCTCACAGCCTAAGGgaaatcatacctgtcaactggtacgttctcgccgtaattggtacaactgaaagcccatttttatattggtacgctgtacacatgaaaatggtacgctaaacggtgattttgagaaaaaaaaataa includes:
- the kdf1a gene encoding keratinocyte differentiation factor 1 — its product is MPGHSTRAPQASRHHKHHSSRPDKYSQAPSIFQKSKPIQDSYKDPNGTHHDDDHSRYVESKHGRRAPPRNGSETIGFIPGSADNTPTNTHTCGSCASMGWNGCKALICCVLTCGFYGSREPCVPVNESSTDHPPKTSSESHPPIGIAATSSPGVGITFEPSKTTKFVNMLPTNDSFRYRDVRIAGQSVKYPLTASKRTRATGRGESHRPISNTSLLSREDYDLDDLSDEGTDIDSLITKKLLELYALHQIDQLAKCTSDSSFSRKTNEISELIYSIAQDYNLEEQEAECKLVRGVIRISTRKSNKNNRRHPNGRSDGTLPDSGNETMTNTFMSSDFPEVKVSEQTPSDELARKMRHYSEKTYSSSSAMVSSPFLHDTESDSSGAPLLAL